A portion of the Krasilnikovia cinnamomea genome contains these proteins:
- the deoC gene encoding deoxyribose-phosphate aldolase has protein sequence MTATVTSGLPGVSGPAATPTAPAFDLRSFLHGLPGVDKVGVEARAAALGTRSIKTTAKAHAIDLAIRMVDLTTLEGADTPGKVRALSAKALRPDPADPTCPRVAAVCVYPAMVPFAAEVLAGSGVHLASVATAFPSGQAPLDVKLADTRDAVAAGADEIDMVISRGAFLSGRYDDVFAEIVAVKQACGPAHLKVILETGELGTYDNVRRASWLAMLAGADFIKTSTGKVPVAATLPVTLIMLEAVRDFRAQHGRQIGVKPAGGIKTTKDAMKYLVMVNETVGADWLDPDWFRFGASSLLNDLLMQRTKLTTGHYAGPDYFTLD, from the coding sequence ATGACTGCGACAGTGACGTCGGGGCTGCCCGGCGTGTCCGGTCCCGCGGCGACCCCGACGGCACCGGCGTTCGATCTGAGGTCATTCCTCCACGGCCTTCCCGGGGTCGACAAGGTCGGCGTCGAGGCCCGCGCGGCGGCCCTGGGCACCCGGTCGATCAAGACCACCGCGAAGGCGCACGCCATCGACCTGGCGATCCGGATGGTCGACCTGACCACCCTGGAAGGCGCCGACACCCCGGGCAAGGTGCGCGCCCTGTCCGCCAAGGCGCTGCGTCCCGACCCGGCCGACCCGACCTGCCCCCGGGTCGCCGCGGTCTGTGTCTACCCGGCGATGGTGCCGTTCGCGGCCGAGGTGCTCGCCGGTTCCGGGGTGCACCTGGCCAGCGTGGCCACCGCGTTCCCGTCCGGGCAGGCGCCGCTGGACGTCAAGCTCGCCGACACCCGCGACGCCGTCGCCGCCGGGGCCGACGAGATCGACATGGTGATCAGTCGCGGCGCGTTCCTGTCCGGGCGCTACGACGACGTGTTCGCCGAGATCGTCGCGGTCAAGCAGGCCTGCGGCCCGGCCCACCTCAAGGTCATCCTGGAGACCGGCGAGCTGGGTACGTACGACAACGTGCGGCGGGCGTCCTGGCTGGCGATGCTGGCCGGGGCGGACTTCATCAAGACCTCCACGGGCAAGGTGCCGGTCGCCGCCACCCTGCCGGTCACGCTGATCATGCTGGAGGCGGTCCGCGACTTCCGGGCGCAGCACGGCCGCCAGATCGGGGTCAAGCCCGCGGGCGGCATCAAGACGACCAAGGACGCGATGAAGTACCTGGTCATGGTCAACGAGACCGTCGGCGCCGACTGGCTCGACCCGGACTGGTTCCGTTTCGGGGCCTCCTCGCTGCTCAACGACCTGCTGATGCAGCGCACCAAGCTCACCACCGGCCACTACGCCGGTCCGGACTACTTTACGCTGGACTGA
- a CDS encoding DUF742 domain-containing protein has product MPERDEPTGALVRPYAVTRGRTRPKLEIALEALVETTVRGRSTGAGRGGQGSEHQYIAAMCDGGRVQSLAEIAARMQLPLGVARVLVADMASDGLVAVYEPTSLEDETDAVGTELLERVLSGLRRL; this is encoded by the coding sequence ATGCCTGAACGCGATGAGCCGACCGGCGCGCTGGTCAGACCGTACGCCGTGACCCGTGGCCGAACCCGGCCGAAGCTTGAGATCGCGCTGGAAGCGCTGGTCGAAACAACCGTCCGTGGCCGCTCCACCGGAGCGGGCAGGGGTGGGCAGGGCAGCGAGCATCAGTACATCGCGGCGATGTGCGACGGCGGCAGAGTTCAGTCGCTGGCCGAAATCGCCGCGCGCATGCAGCTGCCGCTCGGTGTGGCTCGGGTACTCGTCGCCGACATGGCCTCGGATGGCCTGGTCGCGGTGTACGAGCCGACGTCGCTGGAGGATGAGACCGATGCGGTGGGCACGGAACTGCTGGAAAGGGTGCTGAGTGGACTTCGCAGGCTCTGA
- a CDS encoding arylamine N-acetyltransferase family protein, producing the protein MSDPIDVPGYLRRLGLTRLAGQAPSVEALHELHRAHAERVPYECLEIWLGRPTSVDPAESVQRIGRGRGGYCFHLNGAFSALLSALGYRVTRHVGGVQGSADEPAGASANHLVLTVAGLPAPAAPGGQWLVDLGMGDGLHEPLPLTGGEHRQGPFRYGLRPSAAEPGGWRFDHDPRGAFLGMDFRPGAATMSAFAERHVELSTSPESGFVRVATVQRRDASGADVLRGLVLSRVGEAPTRTVLDDRRDYFAALADVFGLTLDDVTSAERAALWRRLSTAHEQWLSTQASSA; encoded by the coding sequence ATGTCTGACCCCATCGATGTCCCCGGCTACCTTCGGCGGCTCGGCCTCACCCGCCTGGCCGGGCAGGCGCCGAGCGTGGAAGCCCTGCACGAGCTGCACCGGGCGCATGCGGAGCGGGTGCCGTACGAGTGCCTGGAGATCTGGCTGGGCCGGCCCACCTCGGTGGACCCGGCGGAGTCCGTCCAGCGCATCGGGCGGGGCCGCGGCGGCTACTGCTTCCACCTCAACGGGGCCTTCTCCGCGCTGCTGAGCGCCCTCGGCTATCGGGTCACCCGGCACGTCGGCGGCGTTCAGGGCAGCGCGGACGAGCCCGCCGGTGCCAGCGCCAACCACCTCGTCCTCACGGTCGCCGGGCTACCCGCGCCCGCCGCGCCCGGCGGCCAGTGGCTCGTCGACCTCGGCATGGGCGACGGCCTGCACGAGCCGCTGCCGCTGACCGGCGGAGAGCACCGCCAGGGCCCCTTCCGGTACGGCCTGCGCCCCTCGGCGGCCGAGCCGGGCGGGTGGCGGTTCGACCACGATCCGCGTGGCGCGTTCCTGGGCATGGACTTCCGCCCCGGAGCGGCGACGATGTCGGCGTTCGCCGAGCGGCACGTGGAGCTGTCCACCTCCCCGGAGTCCGGTTTCGTCCGGGTGGCGACCGTGCAACGGCGCGACGCGTCCGGGGCGGACGTTCTGCGTGGGCTGGTGCTCAGCCGGGTGGGGGAGGCGCCCACCCGCACCGTTCTCGACGACCGCCGCGACTATTTCGCCGCGCTGGCGGACGTTTTCGGGCTCACCCTCGATGACGTCACCTCGGCCGAACGCGCCGCACTGTGGCGACGCCTGAGCACCGCCCACGAGCAATGGCTCAGCACCCAGGCCAGCTCGGCCTGA
- a CDS encoding NUDIX hydrolase yields MRAVLATLGYVLSADRREVLMIRRDARPDDIHFGYHNGLGGKLEPDEDVATGMRREVREEAGLECGELDFAGTISWPGFGRGGENWFGFLFRIPRWSGTPRTANPEGSLHWVPVADVLAGRIPMWESDRHFLPLVFAAEPRPFHGVMPFHEGRAVSWSCTTG; encoded by the coding sequence GTGCGGGCGGTCCTCGCGACGCTGGGGTACGTGCTGTCCGCGGACCGGCGCGAGGTCCTGATGATCCGCCGCGACGCCCGCCCGGACGACATCCACTTCGGCTACCACAACGGCCTGGGCGGCAAGCTGGAGCCGGACGAGGACGTGGCCACCGGCATGCGCCGGGAGGTCCGCGAGGAGGCCGGGCTGGAGTGCGGGGAGCTCGACTTCGCCGGCACGATCTCCTGGCCCGGCTTCGGGCGCGGCGGGGAGAACTGGTTCGGCTTCCTGTTCCGCATCCCGCGGTGGTCCGGCACGCCGCGGACCGCCAACCCCGAGGGCAGCCTGCACTGGGTGCCGGTGGCCGACGTGCTGGCCGGCCGGATCCCGATGTGGGAGTCCGACCGGCACTTCCTGCCTCTGGTGTTCGCGGCCGAGCCGCGTCCGTTCCACGGGGTCATGCCGTTCCACGAGGGCCGGGCGGTCTCGTGGTCGTGCACGACCGGCTGA
- a CDS encoding aldehyde dehydrogenase family protein: MGGAFPRSESGRTYLVDGDNVALASRKDARDAVLAARAAQPKWAGATAYNRGQILYRAAEMLEGRRAEFTALGVPAAEVDAAVDRLVWYAGWSDKIAQVVGAANPVAGPYFNLSAPEPTGVVGVVAPASLLGLVSVVAPAIVTGNTVVVLAPGPQVAITLAEVLATSDLPGGVVNVLTGHPAETAPWLASHDDVNALVLTGVTDPALATDLERAAADTLKRVVRPPATAPDFTGDPGIEAMTALLETKTVWHPKGF; the protein is encoded by the coding sequence ATCGGTGGCGCGTTCCCGCGCAGCGAGTCAGGACGGACCTATCTGGTGGACGGCGACAACGTGGCCCTCGCCTCCCGCAAGGACGCCCGCGACGCCGTGCTCGCGGCCCGGGCGGCGCAGCCGAAGTGGGCCGGGGCGACCGCGTACAACCGGGGGCAGATCCTCTACCGCGCCGCCGAGATGCTGGAGGGCCGGCGGGCCGAGTTCACCGCCCTCGGGGTGCCCGCCGCCGAGGTGGACGCCGCTGTCGACCGCCTGGTCTGGTACGCGGGCTGGTCCGACAAGATCGCCCAGGTGGTGGGCGCCGCCAACCCGGTGGCCGGGCCGTACTTCAACCTGTCCGCGCCGGAGCCGACCGGAGTGGTCGGCGTGGTCGCACCGGCGTCGCTGCTCGGACTCGTCAGCGTCGTCGCCCCGGCGATCGTCACCGGCAACACCGTGGTCGTGCTGGCCCCCGGCCCGCAGGTCGCCATCACCCTCGCGGAGGTGCTGGCCACCTCGGACCTGCCGGGCGGCGTCGTGAACGTCCTCACCGGGCACCCGGCCGAGACCGCGCCGTGGCTGGCCTCGCACGACGACGTCAACGCGCTGGTGCTCACCGGGGTCACCGACCCGGCCCTCGCCACCGACCTCGAACGGGCCGCCGCCGACACCCTCAAGCGCGTGGTACGCCCGCCCGCGACCGCGCCCGACTTCACCGGTGATCCGGGGATCGAGGCGATGACCGCGCTGCTGGAGACGAAGACGGTCTGGCACCCGAAGGGCTTCTGA
- a CDS encoding DNA primase produces the protein MRRVTRCTTTPAQRTNPEVTVARQSPNRPEAEEPLGDQPADSEPVAESADSSPAAESAAAESAADESPADSAAAGEAADESPAAEPGTSGRALWEKANVSPVEIALPAGVGYTLRAFRKAGVITPTELATDDDDPFEERRRAAEARAAEDDEVIVDEEFAALLAEGDAKDAKAGDQEEAEEPDPADFEDEADDEADKAADEEVPVFLSHKGRLLLFKSPESLVSFIRSGAPHDLAQVDTWTTVAERVQSSDVDPLPEDRYELDLVVENLRGGHDTWDLPLLIAAGEVARDLGYALRLKPVVLALSPGSPLDDLDESLRKAESGGMGGYFGRRRLRKIGAQQASLGWRSIIGKISAAVDWRE, from the coding sequence GTGCGCAGAGTCACCCGCTGCACCACCACGCCCGCTCAGCGAACCAACCCGGAGGTCACCGTGGCCCGCCAGTCGCCGAACCGGCCCGAGGCCGAAGAGCCCCTGGGCGACCAGCCCGCCGACAGCGAGCCCGTCGCCGAGTCCGCCGACAGCTCCCCGGCCGCCGAATCGGCCGCCGCCGAATCGGCCGCCGACGAGTCGCCCGCCGACAGTGCCGCGGCCGGCGAGGCCGCCGACGAGTCGCCCGCCGCCGAGCCTGGCACCTCCGGGCGCGCGCTGTGGGAGAAGGCGAACGTCTCCCCGGTGGAGATCGCCCTGCCGGCCGGCGTCGGGTACACGCTGCGGGCGTTCCGCAAGGCGGGCGTGATCACGCCGACCGAGCTCGCGACGGACGACGACGACCCGTTCGAGGAGCGCCGCCGGGCCGCCGAGGCCCGCGCCGCCGAGGACGACGAGGTCATCGTCGACGAGGAGTTCGCGGCCCTGCTGGCCGAGGGGGACGCGAAGGACGCCAAGGCCGGTGACCAGGAGGAGGCCGAGGAGCCCGATCCGGCCGACTTCGAGGACGAGGCGGACGACGAGGCGGACAAGGCGGCCGACGAGGAAGTACCCGTCTTCCTCAGCCACAAGGGCCGGCTGCTGCTCTTCAAGAGCCCGGAGTCCCTGGTGTCCTTCATCCGTTCGGGTGCACCCCATGATCTTGCCCAAGTGGACACCTGGACGACCGTCGCCGAACGGGTACAGTCGTCCGACGTCGACCCGCTGCCGGAGGACCGCTACGAGCTGGACCTCGTTGTGGAGAACCTGCGTGGCGGTCACGACACCTGGGACCTGCCGCTGCTGATCGCCGCGGGCGAGGTCGCCCGGGATCTGGGGTACGCGCTCCGGCTCAAGCCGGTGGTCCTGGCACTGTCGCCGGGCTCGCCGCTCGACGACCTGGACGAGTCCCTGCGCAAGGCCGAAAGCGGCGGTATGGGTGGGTATTTCGGGCGCCGGCGACTCCGGAAAATCGGGGCACAGCAGGCAAGTCTCGGATGGCGCTCGATAATCGGCAAGATCTCTGCCGCTGTGGACTGGCGCGAGTGA
- a CDS encoding aldehyde dehydrogenase family protein: MFEYAPAPESRSLVDLAPSYGLFIDGSFDPPSADGGVFKTVNPASEEVLAEVASAGPQDVDRAVAAARRAFGPWSALPGAERAKYLFRIARIIQERSRELAVLESLDNGKPIRESRDVDLPLVAAHFFYYAGWADKLRYAGFGPDPRPLGVAAQVIPWNFPLLMLAWKIAPALACGNTVVLKPAETTPLSALFFADICRQAELPPGVVNILTGAGDTGRLLVEHPGVDKVAFTGSTEVGRQIARAVAGTRKRVGLELGGKAANIVFDDAPIDQAVEGIVNGIFFNQGHVCCAGSRLLVQESVYDEVLAALKRRMATLRVGDPLDKNTDIGAINSAAQLERIRALSEVGDAEGAQRWSPACELPEHGYWFAPTIFTGVTQAHRIAREEIFGPVLSILTFRTPAEAIEKANNTPYGLSAGVWTEKGSRILAVADKLRAGVVWANTFNKFDPTSPFGGYKESGYGREGGRHGLEAYLA; this comes from the coding sequence TTGTTCGAGTACGCTCCGGCCCCCGAGTCCCGGTCGCTCGTCGACCTCGCGCCCTCGTACGGGCTGTTCATCGACGGTTCCTTCGACCCGCCGTCCGCCGACGGCGGCGTCTTCAAGACGGTCAACCCGGCCTCCGAGGAGGTTCTGGCCGAGGTCGCCAGCGCCGGCCCGCAGGACGTCGACCGGGCCGTCGCCGCCGCCCGCCGCGCCTTCGGCCCCTGGTCGGCCCTGCCCGGCGCGGAACGGGCCAAGTACCTGTTCCGGATCGCCCGCATCATCCAGGAGCGCTCCCGCGAGCTGGCCGTGCTGGAGTCGCTGGACAACGGCAAGCCGATCCGCGAGTCCCGCGACGTCGACCTGCCCCTGGTCGCCGCGCACTTCTTCTACTACGCGGGCTGGGCCGACAAGCTGCGCTACGCGGGCTTCGGCCCCGATCCCCGGCCGCTGGGCGTCGCCGCCCAGGTCATCCCGTGGAACTTCCCGCTGCTGATGCTCGCGTGGAAGATCGCGCCCGCGCTGGCCTGCGGCAACACCGTGGTGCTCAAGCCCGCCGAGACCACCCCGCTGTCCGCGCTGTTCTTCGCGGACATCTGCCGGCAGGCCGAGCTGCCCCCCGGCGTGGTCAACATCCTCACCGGCGCGGGCGACACCGGCCGGTTGCTGGTCGAGCACCCCGGCGTGGACAAGGTGGCCTTCACCGGCTCCACCGAGGTCGGCCGCCAGATCGCCCGCGCGGTCGCGGGCACCCGCAAGCGGGTCGGCCTGGAGCTGGGCGGCAAGGCCGCCAACATCGTCTTCGACGACGCCCCGATCGACCAGGCCGTCGAGGGCATCGTCAACGGCATCTTCTTCAACCAGGGCCACGTCTGCTGCGCCGGGTCGCGGCTGCTGGTCCAGGAATCGGTGTACGACGAGGTCCTCGCCGCCCTCAAGCGCCGGATGGCGACCCTGCGCGTCGGCGACCCGCTGGACAAGAACACCGACATCGGCGCGATCAACTCGGCGGCCCAGCTGGAGCGCATCCGGGCCCTGTCCGAGGTGGGCGACGCCGAGGGGGCGCAGCGCTGGTCCCCCGCCTGCGAGCTGCCGGAACACGGCTACTGGTTCGCACCCACCATCTTCACCGGGGTGACCCAGGCGCACCGGATCGCCCGCGAGGAGATCTTCGGCCCGGTGCTGTCCATCCTCACCTTCCGCACCCCCGCCGAGGCGATCGAGAAGGCCAACAACACCCCGTACGGGCTGTCCGCCGGGGTGTGGACCGAGAAGGGTTCGCGCATCCTCGCCGTGGCCGACAAGCTGCGCGCGGGCGTGGTGTGGGCCAACACGTTCAACAAGTTCGATCCGACGTCGCCGTTCGGCGGCTACAAGGAATCCGGCTACGGCCGGGAGGGCGGCCGGCACGGCCTGGAGGCGTACCTTGCCTAA
- the upp gene encoding uracil phosphoribosyltransferase, giving the protein MDVLVVDHPLAQSRLTAMRNAATDSGTFRAALRELASMLVYEAARAFEVERYPVTTPVAPAQGTRLANPPLIVPVLRAGLGMTEAALGLLPESHMGFVGLARDEVTFEPRAYMESLPGDLSGLPVLVLDPMVATGGSLVHCCQLLVDRGCTDITICCVLAAPEGIARLENSGLPLRLVTASVDEGLNEHMFIVPGLGDAGDRQFGGMPRF; this is encoded by the coding sequence GTGGACGTACTCGTTGTTGATCACCCCCTGGCCCAGTCCCGCCTGACCGCGATGCGCAACGCGGCGACCGACTCGGGCACCTTCCGCGCGGCGCTGCGCGAGCTCGCCAGCATGCTGGTCTACGAGGCCGCCCGCGCCTTCGAGGTCGAGCGGTACCCGGTGACCACCCCGGTCGCCCCCGCCCAGGGCACCCGGCTGGCCAACCCGCCGCTGATCGTGCCGGTGCTGCGCGCCGGGCTCGGCATGACCGAGGCGGCGCTGGGCCTGCTGCCGGAGTCGCACATGGGTTTCGTCGGTCTGGCCCGCGACGAGGTCACCTTCGAGCCGCGGGCGTACATGGAGTCGCTGCCGGGCGACCTCAGTGGCCTGCCCGTGCTAGTGCTGGATCCGATGGTGGCCACCGGCGGCTCGCTGGTGCACTGCTGCCAGCTGCTGGTGGACCGGGGGTGCACCGACATCACGATCTGCTGCGTGCTGGCCGCGCCCGAGGGCATCGCCCGGCTGGAGAATTCCGGGCTGCCACTGCGGCTGGTCACCGCGTCCGTGGACGAGGGGCTGAACGAGCACATGTTCATCGTCCCGGGTCTGGGCGACGCGGGAGACCGGCAGTTCGGCGGTATGCCCCGCTTTTGA
- a CDS encoding class I SAM-dependent methyltransferase codes for MSLRRTANSYLRRLTGYEVRKFRPPAPKPAAKPKPPPAKPKPPQPPTLHDFTKLSVLLEVAPTDLLVALGWPVDDVAKVVDEFDQLTDELKQRYTERETLFPERWGVERGTGLTLYGLARLLKPKTVVETGIADGRSSFMILSALDRNEQGTLYSFDVRPDAGSLVKGHPRWRQTVSDAKDPRRSFTEVVDGLDTIDLFLHDSDHGYPNQMFEYESAWPKIPSGGVLASDDVDLTKAYVDFATKIGARPHFLFDRRKILGAIRREAA; via the coding sequence ATGTCATTGCGCAGAACCGCCAATTCGTACCTTCGACGGCTGACCGGCTATGAAGTTCGCAAGTTCCGGCCACCGGCGCCCAAGCCGGCGGCCAAGCCCAAGCCGCCGCCCGCCAAGCCGAAGCCCCCGCAGCCGCCCACCCTGCACGACTTCACCAAGCTGAGCGTGCTGCTGGAGGTGGCGCCCACCGACCTGCTGGTGGCGCTGGGCTGGCCCGTCGACGACGTCGCGAAGGTCGTCGACGAGTTCGACCAGCTGACCGACGAGCTGAAGCAGCGCTACACCGAGCGCGAGACGCTCTTCCCGGAACGGTGGGGCGTGGAGCGGGGCACCGGCCTGACCCTGTACGGCCTGGCCCGGCTGCTGAAGCCGAAAACCGTGGTGGAGACCGGAATCGCGGACGGCCGCTCGTCCTTCATGATTCTCAGCGCCCTCGACCGCAACGAGCAGGGCACGCTCTACAGCTTCGACGTACGGCCGGACGCCGGCAGCCTCGTCAAGGGGCACCCGCGCTGGCGGCAGACGGTCAGCGACGCGAAGGACCCGCGGCGCAGCTTCACCGAGGTCGTCGACGGCCTCGACACGATCGATCTCTTCCTGCACGACAGCGATCACGGCTACCCGAACCAGATGTTCGAGTACGAGTCGGCCTGGCCGAAGATCCCGTCCGGCGGGGTGCTGGCCAGCGACGACGTCGACCTCACGAAGGCGTACGTGGACTTCGCGACGAAGATCGGCGCGCGGCCCCACTTCCTCTTCGACCGCCGCAAGATCCTCGGCGCGATCCGGCGCGAGGCCGCCTGA
- a CDS encoding transposase gives MAHDSSPGEEDDAVALVRVYCGLASADESVRPASTAAQLTIAVVDDAGRLLEVREISDNPAGYAQLGTLLVERTSGFADAAVAADSDDHTITSLLTAAGRPLVVADDDSADDFADRFSDDDSPEELAAPQAARRAVGLARALQAGAIAAVTLPTPRDLISYKPVLAAHVAMLNGRNAAATALREVLRELYPAALRAYPDPAHPLALAVLDALPEPGRLTAGGADAESIAEAVAVELTRAGVGTERQVTSAVTALVVAISESPRRGGVNKSLAPAAADAVRQAIGAVRSCDAACEALVGTLAARVAPPVAAPSPGRRATRRAAETVVTPLQPVRPSAGTRVGRRARPEPAAENTPVTPRPLTTPPVAPEPVMPPPLAPRPVTGPPATPPAAAPAASLPHRNPGNRPVSVPPPPPGMTPILPGSRGPLAPADSGQPFRPTLTNAAISSARAERQRTVIPPRPTTRPATPAASNGVTNGVTNGATNGATDYSLPLPAARPENADPGSRANWPLVNGDDRAASPTSGAPGPGRVRPPWQSDDLPLEPPSLRLVEPVLGRIDGGLGGLPGASEPPSLRLVDGDSAERAGRTNGRAPRRTTSPGVTLTALDRSSTPPVPAENDGDLLIFAAARSAWFTGHSEAASSNLDWTNPADTGWQAAEKAASPAVTTMTAAGLPKREPQKNLVPGSPLRDERPLRIVRDPASIAAHTTGYFRGWRRGQEIGGYAIGGRPGREAAGGWDFTRDGGQSETYGNNAGYRSS, from the coding sequence TTGGCACACGACAGCAGTCCCGGGGAGGAGGACGACGCCGTGGCGCTCGTGCGCGTGTACTGCGGTCTGGCGTCGGCTGATGAATCGGTGCGTCCGGCCTCCACGGCGGCGCAGCTGACCATCGCCGTGGTGGACGACGCGGGGCGACTGCTCGAAGTGCGCGAGATCAGCGACAACCCGGCCGGGTACGCCCAGCTCGGCACGCTGCTCGTGGAGCGGACCAGCGGCTTCGCCGACGCCGCGGTCGCCGCCGACAGCGACGACCACACGATCACGTCGCTGCTCACCGCCGCCGGGCGCCCGCTGGTCGTGGCCGACGACGACTCCGCCGACGACTTCGCGGACCGGTTCTCCGACGACGACTCCCCCGAGGAACTCGCCGCGCCGCAGGCCGCCCGCCGCGCCGTCGGCCTGGCCCGGGCCCTGCAGGCGGGTGCGATCGCCGCGGTCACCCTGCCCACCCCCCGGGACCTCATCAGCTACAAGCCCGTACTGGCCGCGCACGTGGCCATGCTCAACGGCCGCAACGCGGCCGCCACCGCGCTGCGCGAGGTGCTGCGCGAGCTGTACCCGGCCGCGCTGCGGGCCTACCCGGACCCGGCCCACCCGCTGGCCCTGGCGGTGCTCGACGCGCTGCCGGAGCCCGGCCGCCTCACCGCGGGCGGCGCCGACGCCGAGTCCATCGCCGAGGCGGTCGCCGTGGAGCTGACCCGCGCCGGCGTCGGCACCGAGCGCCAGGTCACTTCGGCCGTGACCGCGCTGGTCGTGGCGATCAGCGAATCCCCGCGCCGCGGCGGGGTCAACAAGTCCCTGGCCCCGGCCGCCGCGGACGCGGTACGCCAGGCCATCGGCGCGGTCCGCTCCTGCGACGCCGCCTGCGAGGCCCTGGTCGGCACGCTGGCCGCCCGGGTCGCCCCGCCGGTCGCCGCCCCGTCCCCGGGCCGCCGCGCCACCCGCCGCGCCGCCGAAACGGTCGTCACACCCCTGCAGCCGGTACGCCCCAGCGCGGGCACCCGCGTGGGCCGCCGCGCCCGCCCGGAGCCGGCCGCCGAGAACACCCCGGTCACGCCGCGCCCGCTGACCACCCCGCCGGTGGCACCCGAGCCTGTCATGCCGCCGCCGCTGGCACCGCGCCCGGTCACCGGGCCACCGGCCACCCCGCCGGCGGCCGCTCCGGCCGCCTCGCTGCCGCACCGGAACCCGGGCAACCGGCCGGTATCCGTGCCGCCGCCCCCGCCGGGGATGACGCCGATCCTGCCCGGCTCACGGGGCCCGCTGGCGCCCGCCGATTCCGGCCAGCCGTTCCGGCCGACCCTGACCAACGCGGCGATCAGCAGCGCCCGCGCCGAGCGACAGCGCACCGTCATCCCGCCGCGCCCGACCACCCGCCCGGCGACCCCCGCCGCGAGCAACGGCGTGACCAACGGCGTGACCAACGGGGCGACCAACGGGGCGACGGACTACAGCCTGCCGCTGCCGGCCGCGCGGCCCGAGAACGCCGACCCGGGCTCGCGTGCCAACTGGCCGCTGGTCAACGGCGACGACCGCGCCGCCTCGCCGACCTCCGGCGCTCCCGGCCCGGGCCGGGTCCGCCCGCCGTGGCAGTCCGACGACCTGCCCCTCGAGCCCCCGTCGCTGCGCCTGGTCGAGCCCGTCCTCGGCCGGATCGACGGCGGCCTGGGCGGCCTGCCGGGCGCCTCCGAGCCCCCGTCGCTGCGGCTGGTGGACGGCGACTCCGCGGAGCGCGCCGGCCGCACCAACGGTCGGGCCCCGCGCCGGACGACCAGCCCCGGCGTCACGCTCACGGCGCTGGACCGCAGCTCGACCCCGCCCGTGCCCGCGGAGAACGACGGCGACCTGCTGATCTTCGCGGCCGCCCGGTCCGCCTGGTTCACCGGGCACAGCGAGGCCGCCAGCAGCAATCTGGACTGGACCAACCCGGCGGACACCGGCTGGCAGGCGGCCGAGAAGGCGGCCAGCCCGGCGGTCACCACGATGACGGCGGCGGGCCTGCCGAAGCGGGAGCCACAGAAGAATCTGGTGCCCGGCTCGCCGCTGCGCGACGAGCGGCCGCTGCGCATCGTCCGCGACCCCGCCAGCATCGCCGCGCACACCACCGGCTACTTCCGCGGCTGGCGCCGGGGTCAGGAGATCGGCGGGTACGCCATCGGCGGGCGCCCGGGCCGCGAGGCGGCGGGCGGCTGGGACTTCACCCGCGACGGCGGCCAGAGCGAGACGTACGGCAACAACGCGGGCTACCGCAGCAGCTGA
- a CDS encoding GTP-binding protein, translating to MSRRQAAGRVTSAKIVIAGGFGVGKTTLVGSVSEITPLTTEAIMTSAGVGVDDNRQVPGKTTTTVAMDFGRISIDRDLILYLFGTPGQTRFWFMWDELVRGAIGAVVMVDTRRLADCFAAIDFFEHRRLPYLVAINCFDGMQYHNAQDVRDALAISSEVPVVSCDARNRESTKNVLISLVEYVLTMRRSRAVAPA from the coding sequence ATGTCGCGCCGGCAAGCCGCCGGGCGCGTTACGTCGGCGAAGATCGTCATCGCCGGCGGGTTTGGCGTCGGCAAGACGACGCTGGTGGGTTCGGTCTCGGAGATCACCCCGCTGACCACCGAGGCGATCATGACTTCCGCCGGTGTGGGTGTCGACGACAACCGGCAGGTGCCGGGCAAGACGACGACCACGGTGGCCATGGACTTCGGCCGGATCAGCATCGATCGGGACCTGATCCTGTACCTGTTCGGCACGCCGGGCCAGACGCGTTTCTGGTTCATGTGGGACGAACTGGTACGCGGTGCCATCGGCGCCGTCGTCATGGTCGACACCCGGCGTCTCGCGGACTGCTTCGCCGCGATCGACTTCTTCGAGCACCGGCGCCTGCCGTACCTGGTGGCGATCAACTGCTTCGACGGGATGCAGTACCACAACGCCCAGGACGTCCGGGACGCGCTGGCGATCTCGAGCGAGGTCCCGGTCGTCAGCTGCGACGCCCGTAACCGCGAATCGACGAAGAACGTGCTCATCTCGCTGGTCGAGTACGTCCTCACGATGCGCCGGTCACGCGCGGTGGCCCCGGCCTGA